One region of Desulfomicrobium macestii genomic DNA includes:
- the lptF gene encoding LPS export ABC transporter permease LptF — protein sequence MPLLQRELFKEMGIIASICLGGFLCLILLGRLLQLRDLFMAQGVTFFDLVKLFTYLSPFFLIMLIPVSCMLGLFLTFLRMGADRELISLRAGGVSIWPLLPAPMLLCLLCSALTVWISLSGISWGMDNFRQTVVELARHKTSVNVQPGVFNTSFPGLTVYARQADPGSGALLDVFVLDSSRSKARATIVAPVGQIDSDPDLGQVFVRLKDGHVYREEGGELSVISFESYILSLDMTRLLGGFELSDKAPKEMSWKDLQALKGDGFKDRSENFQRRVEIELHKRFSLPAACIVLGFFALPLAFFFQGTKRQFGLIVCLGAFFLYYVLLSGGMSLAESGVLTPALALWLPNFIFLLAAAVGMWLVATEKEVNFRMLRFWVLRTLGLKGADA from the coding sequence GTGCCTCTTCTGCAACGGGAGCTTTTCAAGGAGATGGGGATAATCGCCTCCATTTGCCTTGGCGGCTTTTTGTGTCTCATCCTGCTTGGCCGCCTCCTGCAATTGCGGGATCTGTTCATGGCCCAGGGCGTGACTTTTTTCGACCTGGTCAAGCTCTTTACCTATCTGAGCCCTTTTTTCCTGATCATGCTCATACCGGTGTCGTGCATGCTTGGACTTTTTTTGACTTTCCTGCGTATGGGCGCCGACCGGGAACTCATTTCCCTGCGCGCCGGGGGAGTCAGCATCTGGCCTCTCTTGCCCGCGCCCATGCTCCTGTGCCTGCTGTGTTCCGCGCTGACGGTATGGATTTCCCTCTCGGGCATATCCTGGGGCATGGACAATTTCCGGCAGACGGTGGTGGAATTGGCCCGCCACAAGACTTCCGTCAACGTACAACCCGGAGTCTTCAACACCTCCTTTCCCGGCCTGACCGTGTATGCCCGCCAGGCGGACCCGGGCAGCGGCGCGTTGCTGGACGTTTTCGTTCTCGACAGTTCAAGATCCAAGGCCCGTGCGACCATTGTCGCCCCTGTCGGCCAGATTGATTCCGACCCGGATCTTGGCCAGGTTTTCGTGCGCCTTAAGGACGGGCATGTCTACCGCGAGGAGGGTGGTGAGCTGAGCGTCATAAGCTTTGAAAGCTACATCCTTTCCCTGGACATGACACGCTTGCTGGGCGGTTTCGAGTTGAGTGACAAGGCCCCCAAGGAGATGTCCTGGAAGGATCTTCAAGCGTTGAAGGGCGACGGATTCAAGGACAGGAGCGAAAATTTTCAGCGCCGGGTGGAGATAGAACTGCACAAACGCTTTTCCTTGCCCGCGGCCTGCATCGTGCTTGGATTTTTCGCCCTGCCGCTGGCCTTTTTCTTTCAGGGCACGAAGCGCCAGTTCGGGCTGATCGTTTGCCTTGGCGCATTTTTCCTCTACTACGTGCTTTTGTCCGGGGGCATGTCCCTGGCTGAAAGCGGGGTGTTGACACCGGCGTTGGCCCTGTGGCTGCCCAACTTCATTTTCCTGCTGGCCGCGGCGGTGGGCATGTGGCTGGTCGCGACGGAGAAGGAGGTCAATTTCCGGATGCTGCGGTTCTGGGTACTCAGAACCCTGGGCCTGAAGGGGGCAGACGCATGA
- a CDS encoding LptF/LptG family permease, with product MKLLTRYILRQNLFLLLLVCGIGLGIYVFIDLFDRLDDFLEAGVGLSSVGAYFLYRTPFILAQIFPAVFLIALMVQMGLMLRSRELLALEACSVSPGAVAKSVIWYALALCVAQLLFSEALGVSGHRAADRIWNEEVRNRQIEKRQLADIWFREGNRIVHMGEVTPAAGQGSRLTVHVLEDDDAGSIKEILRARTFKSTAAGWLLTDVTRTFPASFEVLEAAQMELDLRTDLGSFLIVDPKTRLESLPLWQLGAEIQRLQDSGSNIERLQTAWHMKLAYAGSVLVMALIALAVVSLFGSLFVIIPIGLVATFCYYGLFVLCASAGEKGLVPPMLAAWAANVFFTAVAGGWMLRGRSFHLG from the coding sequence ATGAAGCTGCTGACACGTTACATCCTGCGGCAAAATCTTTTTCTTCTTCTGCTGGTTTGCGGCATCGGCCTTGGGATCTATGTCTTCATCGATCTTTTCGACAGGCTCGATGACTTTCTGGAGGCGGGGGTAGGTCTGTCTTCCGTTGGGGCCTATTTTCTCTACCGCACGCCCTTTATCCTGGCCCAGATCTTTCCTGCGGTTTTCCTGATCGCGCTCATGGTGCAGATGGGGCTCATGCTGCGCAGCCGCGAGCTTCTGGCCCTGGAAGCATGTTCCGTGTCACCGGGGGCTGTGGCCAAATCCGTGATCTGGTACGCCCTTGCCCTCTGCGTGGCGCAGCTTCTTTTTTCCGAGGCGTTGGGCGTGAGCGGTCACAGGGCGGCGGATCGGATCTGGAACGAGGAGGTGCGCAACCGTCAGATTGAAAAACGGCAGCTGGCCGACATCTGGTTTCGCGAGGGCAATCGCATCGTGCACATGGGCGAAGTGACTCCGGCCGCTGGTCAGGGTTCAAGACTGACGGTGCATGTCCTGGAAGATGACGACGCCGGGAGCATAAAAGAGATCCTGCGTGCCCGGACATTCAAGTCGACTGCCGCCGGCTGGCTTCTGACGGATGTGACGCGCACGTTCCCTGCGTCCTTCGAGGTGCTCGAAGCGGCGCAAATGGAGCTTGACCTGCGTACCGATCTGGGCAGCTTTCTGATCGTCGATCCCAAGACCCGGCTTGAGTCGTTGCCGCTCTGGCAACTGGGAGCCGAAATACAGCGGCTGCAAGATTCCGGTTCGAACATCGAGCGTTTGCAGACCGCCTGGCACATGAAGCTGGCCTATGCGGGCTCGGTCCTGGTCATGGCGCTCATCGCCCTGGCCGTGGTGTCTCTTTTCGGGTCGCTTTTCGTCATCATCCCCATTGGGCTGGTGGCCACATTCTGCTATTACGGATTGTTCGTGCTGTGCGCCTCGGCCGGGGAAAAGGGCCTTGTGCCGCCGATGCTGGCAGCCTGGGCGGCCAATGTTTTCTTCACGGCCGTCGCAGGCGGATGGATGCTGCGCGGCCGGTCCT
- a CDS encoding response regulator yields the protein MEEFSVLLVDDEEDFLRTIIKRLAKRGLKAQGASRGEQALAMLAEEPRDVVVLDVKMPGMDGLEVLRRIKANWPSTEVIMLTGHASIDAAMEGMNRGAFDYLMKPADLEDLLYKLEDAYRKKCVNDSRKASSPTNNEPA from the coding sequence ATGGAAGAATTTTCTGTATTGCTTGTGGATGACGAGGAAGACTTCCTGCGCACTATCATAAAAAGGCTGGCCAAGCGGGGCCTGAAGGCCCAGGGCGCGTCGCGGGGAGAGCAGGCGCTGGCCATGCTGGCCGAGGAACCCCGGGACGTGGTTGTCCTGGACGTGAAGATGCCGGGCATGGACGGACTGGAGGTCCTGAGAAGAATCAAGGCCAACTGGCCCAGTACCGAAGTGATCATGCTTACCGGCCATGCCAGCATCGACGCGGCCATGGAAGGGATGAATCGTGGCGCCTTCGACTACCTGATGAAGCCAGCCGATTTGGAAGACCTGCTCTACAAGCTTGAGGACGCGTACCGCAAGAAGTGCGTCAACGACAGCCGCAAGGCCTCCTCCCCCACGAACAACGAACCGGCTTAG
- a CDS encoding DNA internalization-related competence protein ComEC/Rec2 — MGYLGGILVWAHALPVVIACMLTALAFARRGRTIALMVSCFGLGLLAGMPGVEDDQMALLNGQFRMQGVVDAVRTHPGRRISVLVRDVVELDTNATLPGRLLWSWTDPPFIPQAGLKFTADLRIRELRSRANFGLSSSEAYWKRKGVRHRAYSRGAAHVTWEEGRISPRAWLLNLASPLMPDTQGGAAVRALLFGDRFLLEADFMDRIRRAGLSHSLALSGLHLALVASFGLGAASVLSRVCPWLLLILPRRKLAVLSAFPLVAAYLWLGDFSPSLLRAFVMLTAVSLHLFIGSRSHPQDALFAAMAVLIMADPASAHDLSLQLSVLAVGGLVLFMPIAAALIAPLRDRGALWRPIHGLLTLLAVTCCANLFILPAQVLYFSEVTAHLWLNLLWLPVLSLAVLPLAFLGLAASPCCPLLAKGCFFAAAWGVDVLDRFLVLLDGAGFLAVTPVLRPSGVQVVGYGVVLVAGSVLLSPARPRARALAFLGLGLTLLAVPPLWQEGRQWRDEVELTVLDTGMSQAIMVRGSTGRTVLVDGGGGWSADYDPGRAVVGPALSWQHPPRVDRVLLSHVHADHLRGLFYILDAFEVAWFGWSGLVDQSNDSRRLVERLAQNSWPAHRLRAGDKVVIEPGLHLEVLYPAPAETGISDNDTSLALRLVRNGRGLALLPADLEKSALERLMRQGSALTAEVLVLPHHGSKSSLHPRFLGKAGAAWAVAACGPGNRFGFPHPSVVLACKRARLEVLTTAEHGALKFCWRGEKAARVESARFGALCRD, encoded by the coding sequence ATGGGCTATCTCGGCGGTATTCTGGTCTGGGCCCACGCCCTCCCCGTCGTGATCGCCTGCATGTTGACCGCGCTGGCATTTGCCCGTCGCGGCCGCACCATTGCGCTCATGGTGTCGTGTTTCGGGCTCGGGCTGCTCGCGGGGATGCCAGGGGTGGAGGATGATCAGATGGCGCTCTTGAATGGTCAGTTTCGAATGCAGGGAGTAGTGGATGCGGTGCGCACGCATCCGGGGCGCAGGATCAGTGTTCTGGTCCGCGATGTGGTGGAGCTGGACACAAACGCGACCCTGCCAGGCAGGCTGCTCTGGAGCTGGACGGATCCGCCCTTCATTCCGCAGGCTGGCCTGAAATTCACGGCCGATCTGCGCATCCGCGAACTGCGCTCAAGGGCCAATTTTGGTCTTTCATCGAGTGAGGCATACTGGAAGCGAAAGGGCGTTCGGCACCGCGCGTACTCACGAGGAGCCGCCCACGTAACCTGGGAAGAAGGACGGATCAGCCCTCGGGCCTGGCTGTTGAATCTGGCCAGTCCGCTGATGCCTGATACCCAGGGCGGGGCGGCGGTCCGGGCTCTGCTTTTCGGGGACAGGTTTTTGCTTGAGGCAGACTTCATGGACCGCATCCGCAGGGCCGGGCTGTCCCACAGCCTGGCTCTGTCGGGGCTGCATCTGGCGCTGGTCGCGAGCTTTGGCCTGGGCGCGGCCTCGGTCTTGAGCCGGGTCTGTCCCTGGCTGCTTCTGATCCTGCCGCGCCGGAAACTGGCCGTCCTTTCGGCTTTTCCTCTTGTCGCCGCCTATCTGTGGCTCGGCGATTTTTCTCCGTCGCTTCTGCGCGCCTTTGTCATGCTTACCGCCGTGTCCCTGCATCTATTTATTGGCTCACGGTCGCATCCGCAGGATGCTCTTTTTGCGGCCATGGCCGTGCTGATCATGGCTGATCCCGCCTCGGCCCACGATCTGAGCCTGCAGCTTTCCGTGCTGGCCGTCGGAGGCCTCGTTCTGTTCATGCCAATCGCTGCGGCCCTGATCGCTCCCTTGCGAGATCGCGGCGCCCTCTGGCGGCCCATTCATGGGCTGCTGACGCTTCTGGCGGTGACATGCTGCGCCAACCTGTTCATCCTGCCGGCGCAGGTCCTGTATTTTTCCGAGGTCACCGCGCACCTGTGGCTCAATCTTTTGTGGCTGCCGGTGCTCAGCCTGGCGGTGCTGCCCCTGGCCTTTCTGGGGCTTGCGGCGTCGCCGTGCTGCCCGCTCCTGGCCAAAGGATGTTTCTTCGCTGCCGCCTGGGGTGTGGACGTTCTGGATCGCTTTCTGGTGCTGCTCGATGGGGCGGGTTTTCTTGCCGTAACGCCCGTGCTGCGGCCTTCAGGGGTGCAGGTGGTCGGGTACGGGGTCGTGCTGGTGGCGGGAAGCGTGCTCCTGAGTCCCGCCCGGCCCAGGGCAAGGGCGCTTGCATTTCTGGGGCTGGGGCTGACTTTGTTGGCCGTTCCGCCATTGTGGCAGGAGGGCAGGCAGTGGCGCGACGAGGTTGAATTGACGGTCCTGGACACGGGGATGAGTCAGGCGATCATGGTGCGTGGCAGTACCGGCCGGACGGTGCTCGTGGATGGCGGGGGAGGCTGGAGCGCCGATTATGATCCGGGGCGGGCCGTGGTTGGCCCGGCCTTGAGCTGGCAGCATCCTCCCCGAGTTGACAGGGTGCTGTTGTCCCACGTTCACGCCGATCATCTGCGGGGTCTTTTTTACATTCTGGATGCTTTTGAGGTGGCCTGGTTCGGGTGGTCCGGACTTGTGGACCAGTCGAATGATTCGCGGCGGCTGGTGGAGAGGCTGGCGCAAAACTCCTGGCCGGCGCACCGGTTGCGCGCCGGAGACAAGGTGGTCATCGAGCCCGGTCTTCATCTGGAGGTGCTTTATCCTGCACCCGCCGAGACGGGCATTTCCGACAACGACACGTCGCTGGCGCTGCGCCTGGTGCGGAATGGGCGCGGCTTGGCCCTCTTGCCCGCCGATCTGGAAAAAAGCGCTTTGGAGCGGCTTATGAGGCAGGGAAGTGCGTTGACGGCCGAAGTGCTGGTGCTTCCTCATCATGGCTCCAAATCGAGCCTGCACCCCCGCTTCCTGGGCAAGGCCGGAGCGGCATGGGCCGTGGCGGCCTGCGGGCCGGGCAACCGGTTCGGTTTTCCTCATCCTTCCGTGGTGCTGGCCTGCAAGCGGGCGAGGCTTGAGGTCCTGACCACCGCCGAACATGGCGCGCTCAAATTTTGCTGGCGCGGAGAGAAGGCGGCGCGGGTCGAAAGCGCGCGCTTCGGAGCGCTTTGCAGGGATTGA